ACGATTTGCCGGATATGGCactgaaatgaatgattttattcCGATGTAACCGCTAAGTgagcggaaaaaaaaatttatggcaaTCAAATGACAtcgtacacaaattatgacacTACGGGTGTTCTACGGGCATTGATACGATGTTATTGGTTTATAAAAACTAAATTTATACAGCACTTTTTCTTCGCAAATATCCTCCGTTGAGCTCAAAGGCTTTTCTAGCTAGGTCCCTACATTTCTGGGTCAAGAGACATTCGCCGCGAAACGAAGATTCGAACTTTTCCCTTCGGAAATATTCTCTTCGAAGCTCACAGATTTTTCAAGTCCCCATACCTTCGAGACTAGAAAGAGACCCAAGCGTGTGGGTCGCACGAAAAGAAAATTGGAATATTCCTTCGCCTCGGTTTGTTTGAGTAAAAGTGTTTCTTGAGAATTAGCACACTCGAGGTGCAACTGATGCACTCAAAGCTTCCTCAGGATCGCCTAACGCTTACATCAAGATAAGAAAAATGCGGAAGAGAAATGTGAAATTTCTGTATATTTCAATGTGTTCTGATAAAAAGTACATGTGTCTATTCATATGCGCTATTAAAGAACTATCAAAAGGTATCACAATAGTAAAATATAAATCATAATCCGTCACAAATATGCACAAATAACACAATTTTAAGAGATGCAGAGAATCAAAggtaaaaattacaaatatctATGACGATATACACCACGACCCCCCCTCATTTCTCGTAAGTGAAAGCACTGCCGGAACTCCATTCTTTGTCTCCTTCCAATTCGTCTCATGCTTCTCTTTCCCGTCATTTTAGCATCGGAGATATGGCGTCCGAAGTTTTCGAAACACAACACGTGGAACCATTCTCAATGCTTTTGAAATATCTCTTAAATTGTTCTagaccacaaaaaagaaaagaaaactaatgTTTCAAGTACAATCAATGTCGACATGACCAAATAAGCTGCCAAATAGTACTGGAACGAGGTTATCCGTCACATGGAAAGGTCAGCACTGCCGTGTCCTGTTGAATTGGATTCACGGAAAGAGACATCCTAGGAGCGTGAAAGAAAAACGTGCCACAAAGATTCCCGGGCGGATCGATCCAACGTTGGACGACCTGCTTGTCAGTTCATGTCTACGTGATTGGAATTGCTTGGAATGGAAACGTATAGCACCTGACTACCCTCTCCATGGGTCGTGCCCCACACGCTATTGCCACGAGAGGGAAGAGTTAGCCTTCGACTGATATTCTCACTTCACCTATAGCGCAACATTCGAACATCTCTAGGTCGTtttggcctaaaaaaaaaaaaaaaaaaaaaacccctcttGAAATGGTACTCACTCGGAAGCTCAGAACCAAACATaggaaaaagtaacaaaaaaagccttaaataatttaaattattacccattcagtcctaaaacttctaATTGTATCAATTAAGTTTTacactttttgcatttgtattaattcagttcatccgatcaattttgatcggaaatcggtTACGTGGACGGTGTTTTGATAAATGGTacatgagcctatttataggctttattagaTAACCATCAAGGTATCGCAATCATAAAATATCCATCACAGATATGTACAATCAAAAGAAATGTGGAAAAGTGtattgaaagtcttaaaatttatcacgaaagtacactTTAGTCCTATATCTttgaaaaagtgtaattaagtcttaaaacttatcatgaagaTGTAAtggaatcctaaaactttcaaaatgtataATCAAGACCTAAAATTTGTGCAAAAcgaattctaaatctttcaaaaagTACCATTACGGAAGAacttaattagatcaatttgacaagttctAGCTCATacttacactttttgaaagttttaggattcgattgcactttcgtgacaagttttagaacttgattacattttctgacggttttaggacttcattatattttcgtgacgagttttaaaacttctagtgcacttattCCAAAAAAAGTACATGAAGAATCAAAAGAAACATTGTAAATATCTATATCTGCATGCATCGTTCTCTCCCTCCATTCGTATCACACTTCTCTTTCCTATCATTTTAGCATCTAAGATATGACATCCGAACGCTTCCAAAGTATAAAACGCGGAATCATTTTCAATGCTTTCGAATAGGAAAATGCTTCCCTAGTGATCCTAACAATcttgtcagttatttctgaccgtAAATCCACACGCTATCACcgcgtgttttacataaagcactcattaattaaaaaatcgcgGAATTAGAAATAATGACATTATTGTCGGACTATCGGGATAACAACTCCCTTCGAAATATCTCTCGAGCTTTTTCAAagctcaaaaaaagaaaagaaaagaaacgactAGTGTTTCATGTGACGAAATCGCACGTACCTATTCTTAGAATAAATGGTTACGTAATCACTTTCGACACCACCAATTGAGTTGGCAAAAATAGTGAAATGGGACTGTCCTTGCATGGGAGTGTCAGCACTGCCCTCTCCTGTTGAATCGGAGTCAACGGAAAGAGTCATCCTAGGAGTGCGACAGAGACGTGCCATGAGATTCACGAGCAGATCGGTACAACGTTGCACGGCCGGCTTGTCCACCGCGGAATGATGCATGCCATTTGATGGCCATGTAATTGGAGCCGCCTGAGATGGAAGTGTCTGGATCCTGCACAGCCTATCCATGCATCGTGCGCCACGTGTTATGGATGGCCACGCGAGGGCAGAGTTAGCCTTCTACTGATGTTCTTACTTCCACCCTCTTCTGACGCTACGAATTATGTAATCCACAACATGGCCCGTGGGGCACCATTTGAATATCTCTCGATTCAGGTACTACTCGGAAGCTTAGGACCACACGTGATGAAAAGTgccgaaaaagtcctaaacaaattgtatttataccaattcaattataaaccttttaatttgatcaatttaatcataaacgaTTTTACATTAGCACCAATTTCATCCGAAAATCACTGACGTGGACACCAgtcatcttacatggcacgatCGGTGCTGGCATTGACATATTTCATtataatttaataatattttggatTTTATAAATGTATATGTTTTTTgagcttttccttctttttcttttcttctcattttggcGGGCGAGGGTGTTGGGTGAGGTCTAGCGAGCCCTTTTGGCCGGCTGATTGTGCCATGTAAGAtagtcggcgtccacgtcaatcaTCTCCGAtcgaaattgattggatggactaaattgttaacaatataaaaaaatttgggactaaattgatctgattgaaatgtttaagattgaattggtattaacgtaataaattcaaaaaaaaaaattggtaattttcccttacACGTATGTATGATAAGGCAAATGTGGACATGATGCACGAGAGAAATCTGTTGGCTGAGCTTTCATTGGACGAGCAACACCGGAAAGATTCAATGATAATGATGGTGTCAGTCTAGTAAGACGAGAAAGAGACGCGTGTGGTCGTTTTCAATTAATTGGACCACACAGAAAGAAGATTCgaatttgaatgtgaatgtgttCAGAACTTCAAAACTCTAGTCTCCACGTTTAGAAATCCAAGTTTGCCTACAGCGTCTCAACAATTCAAATACAGCTTACTTAACAAGTTGCAAAGTCACATAGAGGTAGTGGCGACCGCAATCCATTTATTAACTCAGTCTTAGTAGATCTAGGTTGAATATGGgtcacttaaaattttaaaaatgagtcaaatcTAGTTGGATTGTCTAATGTGGTTTTGATGCAAATCTATATTCAACCCATTTAACTTGGACCCCAAACGTATGTAACCTGCGAAGGCCTCGGGCGAGTCTCGAGCTCGCCGGGATTTAGCCAGTCATCCCTAGCCGCTAGTTGCCGATCTCCATCCGCCGATCGTCGGTGGGTAGCGACCCTTGCCATacctagaagaaaaaaaaagaaaagaaaaaaaatataaaattggaataaaaatcagaatattttaaagaaagataaaaaaaaaattatccacagtattttagcaatatgtattttttaaaaatctataagaaataattttttttacaaaataaatttgatatcgaagtgttttaataatataGATCAAgttggatatgggtaaaatcgGATATGGATCGctagaaaaatgagtcaatacAAGCTAAATGGATCAATGTGatgggtcggaccattttcAACCCGACCCTacccacccgtttgacgggTTTACATAGCGGGTTTTGTATAAATGAAATTGAGTTGTCAATAAATTAATCTcttaaattttatttctaaGTTGGGAATATACTTGTTCGGAGACGGTCTTTAATTAGTTGAGCCGTATCTTAGCCTTATGTTATCTAGGATAGTCTTGAAGATCATGAAGTTATGTTGTCAACAAAGCTTAGTTTTCCATATGTGTCGTCGCCCTTAGGATGGTTTGGAAGAGATTTGAGAGAATGACTTCGCATTTCGACAAGGACTTTCGACTCAAGGACTTTGGTCTTCACAAGTGAGCTTCCGGCTCCGTCGCAGCTTATTTTGCAGAGCTAAAAGCGCGGTAGCTTCGAAGAAGACGACTCCCACCAGCCAGTCGCGTTGTGCACGGCCGCCAGCCCCGAACATCGGACACGAGCATGCCCACCCAAGCCTCCACCTCCCCAGCGGCTCCGCTAGCCCCCACCCGCGCCTCATGACGACCCAACAAACGTCCCCGACCCAATTGGGCTCCTCACCAGCAGTCGCATTGCGAGTCGAGTTTGGTGCAAAACGCCGCCGCCACTGTTCAACCTCAAATTGGGTCTGGTCCATGCCGTCGACCTACATGTGTCCGGACTTTGATCAGTTAATCTTGGATATCCATTTTTCACCCACAGTAAAGGCAAATTTCAAAACCCATCTCTGTTGTTGCCAGGAATTTGACGACTTAGTCTTGGATACTTATTTGCCTCTGCAATACATGAGCTTGGAATTTGACTAGTTACTCTTAGATACTAAATTGCATCCATAGCACATGTGAATCCCTACAAGTTAAAATCTTAGATACTAATATGCATCTATACTAAATTGCATCCATAGCGCATGGGCAAGTAGGTCTATTCGGTCCGACCAGTCTAGTCCCTCTTTaagaattgggaaccggatcgaTTCCCGCATGAGCCACCTAGAACCGATCAATTCGGTCCGTTTCCTGGGTTGGACCAGACCAGTGGACACCCCCCACTACACAACGTCCTATCACCACCCCAATGATAATTCACTTCTCTATATAACATTGATAGGGCCAAGGCGGCCTGAAGTGGGTAGGGCTTGGTTCATGAATGGAATTATTGCCTAGGCCTGCCCATGTTGCAGTTTTGGTTGATCGGGGAATGGCCCGGCCCATCCGCGCCGCCATGCCAGGGTCACCTTGATCTTCATAGGTTCCTTCCGTTAGACGTGGCCGAGTTCTATGGAAccgcggttccggttccaggtttggaaccggcggttctaggccggttccggtttcgttCCGATTCGGAATCGCCGATTCCTAAGCCCAATGGCTATTTTTCTCCAGGcctcctccccttttttttttttaaaaaaaaaaccgggtcGGAACAAGCCCGGAACCAACCCttgagagccggttccggttccgggtcggaattgtgggcccggtcaacgggccggttccggttccgggtcggaaccatgggcccggtcaacgggcctgTTCCGAGCCCCgattcattttggccatgtctaccttaTGTAATTCTAGTTCAttcatttatatcaatttgaaatataATTTGTCGATTTTACCCTATCCCTCACATGGTTCGGACTTGTGGGAAGATATATTATGCTATTTAGGAGCCTGGTTCTCGAAACTTTTTTACCTGACCGAATCGTGTAAACCATAATCATTGATTTAGTAGGTCCCACGTGATCCCATATCATTCACTCTGTTTATGAGTATTTGTTAATCTATTAGGGGAGAGTTTAGAGAATAGGATGAATTTGTTTCGtgtaaaatgaatgatttgaaaataattttttcaaaagtgatcGTTTATTTCTCTTATAAAgatgaataaaggaaaaatgttctCATCCTTTACAACAACGTTTTAGACATAATGAGTTGTcagtagtaattttttttatcattgactaattatttcaaatcatacaagtgaaattttttttttcaaattattcgttTTTCGCGAAACAGATGAAGCTTACAATAAGATCTAGGGCTTGTGCCCACCTGAACTCTATGATTGCTTATAGCCGGCCTAAAACCCAAAAGCTGGGCCTTTAAGAACATCACTGGTCATCTTCATGGGCTTCCTCTGATCTTTGGACTGTTCTATCTCACAACAGCCCTCTCCATACTTCAAAAGATTGCAATGTCAGTTTAGTGCTTATGACAAAGATTGAATCCAGAACAGTTAGTCAGGACTTAGGAGTGATTGGACCTCATAAAAGATTGAAACGTTCTGAAATTGTCCGAAgccttttcccaaaaaatatatatagatgcAAAAATAATGTGGTTAATTTTTTCTACTTCGTCTTTCGTGAAATAATCGAGGGTTTAGGAACTAGCGTCGAATTTGCCATGCCTGCTTATTCGGATTTACCCTAAAAAGGGATTGTCTGAACAGTTGCAATAATTGGATTAATTGATATTCCTGATATAGTTCGACCAGAGCAGGTCCTTAAAAGACTCGAGGAGAGACATGGAAAGGAACTTCCGATTATGGTGGAAGGACCTCCCCCATAAGTCTCTTCGTATTCCCTCTATCCGGGGGAAAAAAAGGTTCGGAGGAAACTTAGAGGCCTTTGGCAGAAGAAAGTAGACCGTTGGCCAACTTCGATTGGCAATTACTGAGTAGGCAGATATAGTAGCCTCCATCGTCTGGAGTCACAAAGGGAAAGCTTCGGCTTCCTACTAGGTGAGACATGTGCTTCGCACATTTCCAATAATTGGATTCATTGATATTTCTAGTATAGTTGATCCGATCAGACATACGGTCATACTCAATTCGATgggaattgtttgatcttaaaaAGGGACTTCTATAATTTCTCACGTGATCCATTCCATTTCATCCCGTGTCTCCTCTAGTTCAAAATAGTTTTATTTGCACTTCGTCGTGTTTGATTTTCGGAGGTCATTCACTTGGTTCCGAATCCGAACGCATATTATTGTGCCTACACATATCGTGTCACTATCGATTGCTGCAAAAGATAAAGCGGAAAGCTATTAAAGTTCTCAGCCGCTACAGCAAACATTTCGATGATAACTAGATGACTTGCTGCAATCTCACCCGGTTCATGGTTCAGACAAGATGTAAGAGCTACATTTTCCAATTCACATCCATGAATCATTCGACTGGAACAAGCTGATCGATGGATCTCCATGACCTGTTATTCTTTCACCCTCTTCCTGGTCAAGCATTGCCCCGGTTCCCGCAGAACCGTGACGCCGGCAGCAATTACTACACATGCAATAGCCCCTTCTCCTCGAAGTATTCGACGCATTGGTCATAGATATCCTCAATGCTGTACTTGTAGTTGAAGCCCTCCTTGATTAGCTTCTCCGAAGAGATTATCAACTTGGCCTTGGATGGGAAATCCCCGAATCTGCATGCGGCAATCGGCAAAAAATCAGAATGACCGCCAGATTGGATCATTGGATGCCCAGAACCTGCACGTACAAATATACCGGAAAGTTTTGGTCCACATTGGTAGTGACTTACTCTGTGGGGGCTTTGTATTGCGGGTATCTTTTGTTCAGGAACTTTGCGAGTTCGGGAACACTGGTGTTAGCAGCGCAGCAGATGTATCGTCCAGAAGCAGATTCCTTCTCAGCCACGAAAATGTGGGCGCGGCAGACGTCCTCAACATGCACGATGGAAATAGAACCCGACAGCATTTGCATGCCTTTCAGGGCGTTCATCAAGAACTCGTTTCCTGCAAGAAGAAATATCAGAGGCATTAGGGCAAGTACGCTTGTCTTATGGTTTTCTGTGATTAGTTTTGTTCTGACATGGGATCAATTCTGTCCGGCCTCCCAAGTTAGTGAACTTATAAGTACTGTGGACGGTTTCGGACCTGTTAGCATAGACATTCCGAGACAGGCGCTGCTAGGGACATCCAGAGTGAGAGAACGGCCAGCCATGAGGGTCGGGATGACAGTTATAAGTTCGATATCATTTTCCTCCGCGAATTTCCACGCTGCCTTTTCTGCCAGCGTCTTGGAAGCAGGGTACCCCTGAAAAGAGTGAAATTGAAAAGCCcatcaatttcaatttggtcTTCTTTAACAGCTCAAAAGCAAATCTGCATCCTATGGCCAACTGGTTTTACCCAGGTAGGCGGCTTCGCAGAGGTCAAGAAATCAAGGTCCGTCCAGTTTTTCTCGTCCATGACCAGACCCGTTTCCTGAAGATTGTTGATTGTAACTGAGGCTGCTGATGAAGTCAACACGACGCGTTTCACCATCTTCGCTTTGGCACAGGCTTTGAGAACATTCAGGGCACCCTGGATTGCCGGCTTGATCATGTCATTCTGTAAAATCAGAGCAGAAGCAGTTTCAAAACCAATATAATGTCTCATCGAAAATTACTGTAAGCTCCAAATGATGCACTAGTTTCATACCTCGGGGTCTTCAGAAGCAAAGTTGACCGGGGTCGCGACATGGAAAACGTAGTCGCAGCCGGCTACAGGAGCATCGAAGCTCGATTCGTCTGTGAGATCAGCCCTGAAAATCTTGAGGTCGCCCAACTTCTGGAGCTCATTGAGATGGGACACCTTCTTTTGATTAGCTACAACAATGAAAAATAGCAAATCAACAAACAGTTCCAACTTCAGCGCCTCATCCATTAGTTCCTCAGCTTCCACCCAATTAAGTCATGACATGTTGCTAACTCGCTGGAGTAAGAGAGTACTTCAGTAGTCTTTGAGCACGACCAAAGAGCACGACCAAATTACTAAATCGCAGTCTATAAAGTCAGAACCATGTCGCAACCAATTTTGTTGCGTTTGCCATCCCCGTTGATCATGGCAAATGCACGCTATAGCATCGACAGCCCGAGTCGGGCTGTTCATATTGAGCTAAATGGAAGAATTTGGTTTCATCCATGGGTGAATTGGCAACAGCTTCGAAGCGAGCGAAATGAAATTTCCCCTCGTTTCTGAGGGTAAATaggcattttctcaaacaaatgGGGGGTCTAATTGAAAGGAACTAATCAGCAATCAACGGGGGAATATGCCACAAAAGCAGAGCAATTCCCCTGTACCAACAGACCAAACAGATGAATCTTTCAAGAGGAGAAAGTTCAAAGAGAGGAAATCAACCAGGGTCCCTGACGGTGGTATTCACAGCATAGCCCTTCTCCAGCAAGAGCTTGACCAGCAAAGAAGCcatgaaaccagtccctccaaCAACACATGCCTTCTTGTTCCCTACAACCTCTGCGgccatctctccctctccctacCCCTGTGGGATTTTCGATGCGGGTGAAGGCAAAACagacagcagcagcagcaagaaGAGGAAGAATCTAATAGTGGGCAAGTGCTGGAATTCTGCAGGGGAGCTTAGTTTTCTTATATGGGCGTTGGGGATGGTCCTCTGTATGTTCTTCTTCCCCCATCTAACCTGAGGGAAGAAGGTGAGCACGTGACCCTCTTCTCGTACCTTCACCTACGACTCAAAGCACCTAAAAAAgcacctaaaaaaagaaaaaaaaattgcccctCATTCAATCTGAGataccccaaaaaaaacaaaaaattatatatatatttatctgAGATACAGACATGGTCTACGTCAAAGTGACGTCACTGTTtcgtttttcccttttaattggaCCGCAACGAGGAAACATAAGACAGAACCGAAGACAAAAGTCGTCGCACCTAATTTTTGTAGGTTGGGAACTTTCGTGCGGAGAGTGTCAACCGTACCCAAGTCAAGCTATGTAAGTTTCACACGAACTTAGAGATCATATAAGAGTCCAGCTTTCAACATGGtttgacaagaaaagaaaagatgagctTGAGTATTGGGTTATTCATTCGGCTCGGGTGAGTCCATCGTATTGTAATTTCCTCATTGATTCTGCGAATTATTAATTACGAAATGCATTCTTTTTAAATGATTCTGTCGACGC
The sequence above is drawn from the Rhodamnia argentea isolate NSW1041297 chromosome 9, ASM2092103v1, whole genome shotgun sequence genome and encodes:
- the LOC115739777 gene encoding anthocyanidin reductase ((2S)-flavan-3-ol-forming) isoform X1, giving the protein MAAEVVGNKKACVVGGTGFMASLLVKLLLEKGYAVNTTVRDPANQKKVSHLNELQKLGDLKIFRADLTDESSFDAPVAGCDYVFHVATPVNFASEDPENDMIKPAIQGALNVLKACAKAKMVKRVVLTSSAASVTINNLQETGLVMDEKNWTDLDFLTSAKPPTWGYPASKTLAEKAAWKFAEENDIELITVIPTLMAGRSLTLDVPSSACLGMSMLTGNEFLMNALKGMQMLSGSISIVHVEDVCRAHIFVAEKESASGRYICCAANTSVPELAKFLNKRYPQYKAPTEFGDFPSKAKLIISSEKLIKEGFNYKYSIEDIYDQCVEYFEEKGLLHV
- the LOC115739777 gene encoding anthocyanidin reductase ((2S)-flavan-3-ol-forming) isoform X2, producing the protein MAAEVVGNKKACVVGGTGFMASLLVKLLLEKGYAVNTTVRDPANQKKVSHLNELQKLGDLKIFRADLTDESSFDAPVAGCDYVFHVATPVNFASEDPENDMIKPAIQGALNVLKACAKAKMVKRVVLTSSAASVTINNLQETGLVMDEKNWTDLDFLTSAKPPTWGYPASKTLAEKAAWKFAEENDIELITVIPTLMAGRSLTLDVPSSACLGMSMLTGNEFLMNALKGMQMLSGSISIVHVEDVCRAHIFVAEKESASGRYICCAANTSVPELAKFLNKRYPQYKAPTE